A genome region from Camelina sativa cultivar DH55 chromosome 10, Cs, whole genome shotgun sequence includes the following:
- the LOC104718541 gene encoding ubiquitin carboxyl-terminal hydrolase 20 isoform X1, protein MLVANSDVSSSILSRTPLIPNSIETLDEIEDSPSPSPSPQIPSTDADVVNVQSLALTSPDRDRDSPPNFDEYTSSSSSDETQFVPSPINFDYDEIGNGTQRLLESQVRIGGNSQTLDDLDDVMWDGSSSDDHRENNSQPWTPNVSPGFGSDDDDNNSNSKKECSEPLLSGFMQRPLKIDEPVTGVGAGLWNLGNTCFFNSVLQCFTHTVPLIEGLRSYKYQDPCNCGNEFFCVIRALRTHIDFALRPERIPMAPDYFLHHLNYFSPDFQRYQQEDAHEFLQAFLDKLERCCLDRTSYRSYVSSQDANFVDQVFGGRLISGLRCCNCNSISDTFEKSVGLSLEIEDMDTLESALESFTRVEKLDEQLTCDNCNEKVSKEKQLLLDKLPLVVTFHLKRFKNNGFYMEKIFKHVKIPLELDLQPYMRDKEENDVPTKYHLYALVEHLGYSVTYGHYLSYVRSAPKIWHQFDDVKVTRIDEDSVLSQDSYILFYAREGTPWFSSIAEQMQPLLPLLEASLANSSPKSVLDSSNGECLSEISYENVDKSSKPCDSAGVSNQHGKTEEDFVSLSNELNEDVFLSAESSSDEDSSMPELMDPLDTDDPYVPGSEKEPNTCLAIERATTGDDFFPLLMVEDQDSFQKHQDSAEGTFRMQLKQMEETAQNQEKPWKQPLLISDVAVSKEAESVNGDLMKKPSPRARDLLDQSVSTTTGSPPKKLKTT, encoded by the exons ATGTTGGTGGCTAATTCCGACgtttcttcttcgattctctCTCGTACTCCGTTAATCCCCAACTCGATCGAAACCCTAGACGAGATTGAGGACTCGCCTTCACCTTCGCCTTCGCCGCAAATCCCGTCGACTGATGCTGATGTTGTTAATGTTCAGTCATTAGCTCTTACGTCTCCCGATCGAGATCGTGATTCGCCTCCGAACTTCGATGAGTAtacctcttcgtcttcttccgaCGAAACCCAATTCGTTCCTTCTCCGATCAATTTCGATTACGATGAGATCGGCAACGGGACTCAACGCCTGCTAGAGTCACAGGTTCGAATTGGGGGTAATTCGCAAACTCTTGACGATTTGGACGATGTTATGTGGGACGGGTCCTCGTCTGATGATCACCGGGAGAATAATAGCCAACCTTGGACGCCTAATGTCTCTCCTGGCTTtggaagtgatgatgatgataacaacTCCAACTCTAAGAAGGAATGTAGCGAGCCTTTGTTGTCTGGGTTCATGCAAAGACCTCTGAAGATCGATGAGCCCGTCACTGGTGTT ggaGCTGGGCTTTGGAACTTAGGGAACACTTGTTTCTTTAATTCGGTTTTGCAGTGTTTCACTCACACTGTGCCACTTATCGAGGGCCTTCGTTCATACAAATATCAAGATCCCTGTAACT GTGGTAATGAGTTCTTCTGTGTTATAAGGGCTCTTCGAACTCACATTGATTTTGCACTGAGGCCTGAAAGAATTCCAATGGCTCCGGATTATTTTCTTCACCATCTTAATT ATTTTTCGCCTGACTTCCAGCGTTATCAGCAAGAAGACGCTCATGAGTTTCTGCAAGCATTTTTGGATAAGTTGGAGAGATGTTGTTTGGATCGAACAAGTTACCGCAGCTATGTCTCTTCTCAAGATGCCAACTTTGTTGACCAGGTCTTTGGAGGTCGTCTCATCAGTGGG CTCCGTTGCTGCAACTGCAACTCCATCTCTGATACATTTGAAAAGTCTGTTGGGTTGAGTTTGGAAATTGAAGATATGGATACCCTGGAGAGTGCACTAGAATCCTTTACCCGTGTGGAAAAACTTGACGAGCAATTGACATGTGATAACTGTAATGAAAAAGTCTCAAAGGAGAAGCAACTCTTGCTTGATAAGCTTCCTCTAGTTGTCACATTTCATCTGAAGAGATTCAAGAACAATGGATTTTATATGGAGAAGATCTTCAAGCATGTCAAGATCCCATTGGAGTTAGACTTACAGCCATATATGAGGGATAAAGAGGAAAACGAT gttcctACAAAATACCATCTTTATGCTCTTGTGGAGCATCTCGGGTATTCAGTAACCTATGGACATTACTTGTCCTATGTGAGGTCTGCTCCCAAGATATGGCATCAATTTGATGACGTGAAG GTTACCAGAATCGATGAAGATAGTGTACTGTCACAGGATTCATACATTCTTTTTTATGCACGGGAAGGAACTCCATGGTTTTCTAGCATCGCTGAACAGATGCAGCCATTGCTTCCATTGCTTGAAGCGAGTTTAGCGAATTCTTCGCCAAAGTCTGTGCTTGATTCTTCTAACGGGGAGTGTTTATCAGAGATCAGTTATGAGAATGTCGATAAATCCAGCAAACCCTGCGACTCAGCGGGAGTGTCTAACCAACATGGCAAGACAGAAGAAGATTTTGTATCCCTCTCTAACGAGCTAAACGAAGATGTGTTTCTATCTGCTGAGTCTTCTAGTGACGAGGATTCTTCTATGCCAGAGCTTATGGACCCTCTTGATACTGATGATCCTTACGTTCCAGGGAGTGAAAAAGAACCCAATACTTGTTTAGCCATTGAAAGAGCTACCACTGGTGATGATTTTTTCCCTCTGCTGATGGTTGAAGATCAGGACTCATTCCAAAAACACCAAG ATTCTGCAGAAGGAACTTTTCGAATGCAGCTCAAGCAAATGGAAGAAACCGCACAGAACCAAGAAAAGCCTTGGAAGCAGCCGTTATTAATAAGTGACGTTGCAGTTTCCAAGGAAGCAGAATCTGTTAATGGAGACCTCATGAAGAAACCTTCACCTCGTGCTAGAGATTTGTTGGATCAATCGGTTTCTACAACAACTGGTTCTCCacccaaaaaattgaaaacaacatga
- the LOC104718539 gene encoding uncharacterized protein LOC104718539 encodes MAIEDQENTIREFKPKNRRIMGAGGPEEEDNRWPPWLKPLLKEQFFVHCKFHGDSHKSECNMYCLDCTNGPLCSLCLAHHKDHRTIQIRRSSYHDVIRVNEIQKYLDIAGIQTYVINSAKVVFLNERPQPRPGKGVTNTCKVCYRSLVDDSFRFCSLGCKIAGTTRGFQKGRENLLMETEDSSSSIGIGKNITNLQSFSPSTPPLTTSSNCRIAKRRKGIPHRSPMG; translated from the exons ATGGCGATCGAGGATCAAGAGAACACCATCCGTGAATTCAAGCCTAAGAACAGGAGAATCATG gGAGCTGGTGGACCGGAGGAGGAAGACAACAGGTGGCCTCCATGGCTTAAACCTTTGCTTAAAGAGCAATTCTTTGTTCATTGCAAGTTTCATGGAGACTCTCATAAGAGTGAATGCAATATGTATTGCTTAGACTGTACAAATGGCCCTCTTTGCTCTCTTTGTCTTGCTCATCACAAAGATCATCGCACCATTCAG ATAAGGagatcttcttatcatgatgTTATAAGGGTGAATGAGATACAAAAGTATCTTGATATAGCCGGGATCCAAACATATGTGATTAATAGTGCTAAAGTCGTCTTCTTGAACGAGAGGCCTCAGCCTAGGCCAGGGAAAGGTGTAACCAATACCTGCAAGGTTTGCTATCGTAGCCTCGTCGATGATAGCTTCCGCTTCTGCTCTCTTGGCTGCAAG ATTGCTGGAACAACTAGAGGATTCCAAAAGGGAAGGGAGAACCTTCTGATGGAAACAGAGGATTCAAGTAGCAGCATTGGGATTGGGAAGAACATTACAAATCTCCAGAGTTTCAGCCCATCAACACCTCCACTTACTACATCTAGCAACTGCAGAATCGCCAAGCGAAGAAAGGGAATACCTCATCGATCACCGATGGGATAA
- the LOC104718537 gene encoding uncharacterized protein At4g17910-like translates to MDSLPKQTTNPNKYLKEEFVSNLDGSSILEIAALLTIVPLLVLLRYSIGLHCKIDDNGGKAVSSKKNDDEVVVSRNWKAYTYAISLDFIFIVFPMLLFFTVLSEWVYHGTVLLSLLLLILSVRSKRSSSGVQSEQSLSLRASVSSYRVALMLITCLCILGVDFTIFPRRYAKTETYGTSLMDLGVGSFVLANAIVSRQARDVSPGNWITGIKATAPLLLLGFIRLWTTSGVDYQVHVTEYGVHWNFFFTLAAISILTSFVNIPAKYCGILGFAVLAGYQTWLVSGLNTYLLSDERGSDIISKNKEGVFSILGYWGMYLLGVHLGYRLFYAKHSNIRSTTSSVARVFLVSLLLWIVTILLDNYVERISRRTCNMPYVTWALAQDLQALGIFMLSSYIPMNKLSSLEEAIDQNLLATFLLANLGTGMVNLTIDTIFASPFSSLLILTVYAFALSAIIGTVHFSGFRLKFW, encoded by the exons atggatTCTCTTCCAAAACAGACTACGAATCCAAACAAGTATCTCAAAGAAGA ATTTGTAAGCAATCTTGATGGATCTTCAATTCTGGAAATCGCAGCACTTTTGACCATTGTCCCT CTCTTGGTTCTTTTGCGTTACTCCATTGGCCTTCACTGCAAAATTG ATGATAATGGTGGTAAAGCCGTTTCATCGAAGAAAAACGACGATGAGGTTGTTGTTTCAAGAAATTGGAAGGCTTATACTTATGCCATATCCTTGGacttcatcttcattgtcttcCCCATGCTCCTGTTTTTCACC GTTCTATCAGAATGGGTCTATCATGGAACAGTATTGTTATCTTTGTTGTTGCTGATTCTTTCTGTGAGATCCAAAAG ATCTTCTTCAGGGGTGCAGAGTGAACAGTCTCTCTCGTTGAGAGCAAGCGTATCTTCTTATAGAGTTGCTCTG ATGCTTATTACATGCTTGTGTATCTTGGGGGTTGACTTTACTATCTTTCCGAGGAGGTACGCCAAGACAGAGACTTACGGTACTAGCTTG ATGGATCTTGGGGTCGGCTCTTTTGTTTTAGCAAATGCTATTGTTTCTCGGCAAGCTAGAGACGTGTCACCAGG AAACTGGATAACTGGAATTAAAGCAACTGCTCCACTGTTATTACTCGGGTTTATTCGTCTCTGGACTACTTCAGGTGTAGATTATCAG GTCCACGTAACAGAATATGGAGTACACTGGAATTTCTTTTTCACACTTGCAGCCATATCTATTCTCACATCATTTGTTAACATACCAGCTAAGTACTGTGGAATCCTAGGTTTCGCTGTTCTTGCAG GATACCAAACTTGGTTGGTTAGTGGACTAAACACATATTTGCTTTCTGACGAAAGAGGAAGTGACATTATCAGCAAAAACAAGGAAGGAGTATTTAGCATTCTTG GTTACTGGGGCATGTACCTCCTTGGCGTTCACTTAGGCTATCGTCTCTTTTACGCAAAACATTCAAATATTCGCAGCACCACGAGCTCAGTCGCTAGAGTCTTTCTCGTTTCTCTTCTCTTATG GATTGTGACTATACTTCTTGACAACTACGTTGAGAGGATTTCTCGTCGAACG TGCAACATGCCTTACGTTACTTGGGCGCTCGCGCAAGATCTTCAG GCGCTGGGGATATTTATGCTGTCTAGTTATATACCTATGAACAAACTTTCATCACTTGAAGAAGCAATTGACCAAAATCTATTAGCTACCTTTCTGCTT GCAAACCTTGGTACAGGAATGGTGAACCTCACTATAGATACCATCTTTGCTTCtccattctcttctcttctgatACTAACCGTTTACGCCTTTGCTTTATCTGCTATAATCGGAACCGTTCATTTTTCCGGGTTCCGGTTAAAGTTCTGGTAA
- the LOC104720272 gene encoding putative pentatricopeptide repeat-containing protein At4g17915, with product MVRGLVNFTGLSTRLLNICVDSLCKFRKLKKAESLIIDGIRLGVPPDVVTYNTLISGYCRFVGIEEAYAVTRRMRDAGIRPDVATYNSLIAGAARQLMLDRVLYLFDEMLEWGIYPDVWSYNTLMCCYFKLGKQEEAFRVLYKDLQLAGLSPGPDTYNVLLDALCKCGYIDNALELFKEMQSKFKPELMTYNILINGLCKARRVGTAKWMLTELRRSGYTPNAVTYTTILKLYFKTRRIRRGLQLFLEMKREGYTYDGYAYFAVVSALIKTGRTKEAYEYMQELVRKGRRHDIVSYNTLLNLYFKNRNLDAVDDLLGEIERKGMKADEYTHTIIVNGLLRTGQTRRAKQHFVSMGEMGIGLNLVTCNCLVDGLCKAGHVDRAMRYFESMEVKDEYSYTSVVHNLCKDMRFVCASKLLLSCYNKGIKIPTSARRAVLSGLRMSGCYGEARKAKAEMKLTPVGNS from the coding sequence ATGGTTCGTGGGTTGGTGAATTTCACCGGACTATCAACGAGGCTATTAAACATTTGCGTTGATTCGCTCTGCAAGTTTCGGAAACTGAAGAAAGCCGAGTCTTTAATCATAGACGGAATCAGATTAGGTGTGCCCCCTGATGTCGTCACTTACAACACATTAATCAGTGGGTATTGTCGATTCGTTGGTATAGAAGAAGCTTACGCCGTGACTCGTCGGATGAGAGACGCAGGGATTAGACCAGACGTCGCTACGTATAATTCTTTAATAGCTGGAGCAGCTAGACAGCTGATGCTAGATCGTGTCCTCTacctgttcgacgaaatgcttGAATGGGGTATATATCCTGATGTGTGGAGTTACAATACTTTGATGTGTTGTTATTTTAAGTTAGGGAAACAGGAAGAAGCGTTTAGGGTTCTTTATAAGGATCTTCAGCTCGCTGGGCTAAGTCCTGGTCCTGATACTTACAATGTTCTCCTTGATGCTCTATGCAAGTGTGGGTATATAGACAATGCTCTTGAGCTTTTTAAAGAGATGCAGAGTAAGTTTAAACCTGAGCTTATGACTTATAACATTCTTATCAACGGGCTTTGTAAAGCCAGGAGGGTCGGTACTGCGAAATGGATGCTAACAGAGCTCAGGAGATCAGGTTACACTCCGAATGCTGTTACATACACAACGATACTAAAGTTATATTTCAAGACTAGGAGGATTCGAAGAGGGCTTCAGTTGTTCTTAGAGATGAAGAGAGAAGGTTATACATATGACGGGTACGCGTATTTCGCGGTTGTTAGCGCTTTGATTAAGACAGGAAGAACGAAAGAGGCGTATGAGTATATGCAAGAGCTAGTTAGGAAAGGTAGGAGACATGACATTGTTTCGTACAACACATTGTTGAATCTGTATTTTAAAAACAGGAATTTGGATGCGGTTGATGATTTGTTAGGAGAGATAGAGAGGAAAGGAATGAAAGCGGATGAGTATACGCACACCATTATAGTCAATGGTTTGTTGAGGACAGGACAGACGAGAAGAGCTAAACAGCATTTTGTAAGTATGGGAGAGATGGGGATTGGATTGAATCTTGTGACTTGTAACTGTTTGGTTGATGGATTGTGTAAAGCGGGTCACGTGGATCGAGCGATGAGATATTTTGAGTCGATGGAAGTGAAAGATGAGTATAGTTACACTTCTGTTGTGCATAATCTCTGTAAAGACATGAGGTTTGTTTGTGCTTCAAAGCTGCTATTGTCGTGTTACAATAAAGGTATTAAGATTCCGACATCAGCGAGACGAGCCGTTTTGTCGGGTTTACGGATGTCCGGGTGTTATGGTGAAGCGAGGAAAGCCAAGGCTGAAATGAAGCTGACTCCGGTTGGGAATTCTTGA
- the LOC104718541 gene encoding ubiquitin carboxyl-terminal hydrolase 20 isoform X2, translating into MLVANSDVSSSILSRTPLIPNSIETLDEIEDSPSPSPSPQIPSTDADVVNVQSLALTSPDRDRDSPPNFDEYTSSSSSDETQFVPSPINFDYDEIGNGTQRLLESQVRIGGNSQTLDDLDDVMWDGSSSDDHRENNSQPWTPNVSPGFGSDDDDNNSNSKKECSEPLLSGFMQRPLKIDEPVTGVGAGLWNLGNTCFFNSVLQCFTHTVPLIEGLRSYKYQDPCNCGNEFFCVIRALRTHIDFALRPERIPMAPDYFLHHLNYFSPDFQRYQQEDAHEFLQAFLDKLERCCLDRTSYRSYVSSQDANFVDQVFGGRLISGLRCCNCNSISDTFEKSVGLSLEIEDMDTLESALESFTRVEKLDEQLTCDNCNEKVSKEKQLLLDKLPLVVTFHLKRFKNNGFYMEKIFKHVKIPLELDLQPYMRDKEENDVPTKYHLYALVEHLGYSVTYGHYLSYVRSAPKIWHQFDDVKVTRIDEDSVLSQDSYILFYAREGTPWFSSIAEQMQPLLPLLEASLANSSPKSVLDSSNGECLSEISYENVDKSSKPCDSAGVSNQHGKTEEDFVSLSNELNEDVFLSAESSSDEDSSMPELMDPLDTDDPYVPGSEKEPNTCLAIERATTGDDFFPLLMVEDQDSFQKHQEGTFRMQLKQMEETAQNQEKPWKQPLLISDVAVSKEAESVNGDLMKKPSPRARDLLDQSVSTTTGSPPKKLKTT; encoded by the exons ATGTTGGTGGCTAATTCCGACgtttcttcttcgattctctCTCGTACTCCGTTAATCCCCAACTCGATCGAAACCCTAGACGAGATTGAGGACTCGCCTTCACCTTCGCCTTCGCCGCAAATCCCGTCGACTGATGCTGATGTTGTTAATGTTCAGTCATTAGCTCTTACGTCTCCCGATCGAGATCGTGATTCGCCTCCGAACTTCGATGAGTAtacctcttcgtcttcttccgaCGAAACCCAATTCGTTCCTTCTCCGATCAATTTCGATTACGATGAGATCGGCAACGGGACTCAACGCCTGCTAGAGTCACAGGTTCGAATTGGGGGTAATTCGCAAACTCTTGACGATTTGGACGATGTTATGTGGGACGGGTCCTCGTCTGATGATCACCGGGAGAATAATAGCCAACCTTGGACGCCTAATGTCTCTCCTGGCTTtggaagtgatgatgatgataacaacTCCAACTCTAAGAAGGAATGTAGCGAGCCTTTGTTGTCTGGGTTCATGCAAAGACCTCTGAAGATCGATGAGCCCGTCACTGGTGTT ggaGCTGGGCTTTGGAACTTAGGGAACACTTGTTTCTTTAATTCGGTTTTGCAGTGTTTCACTCACACTGTGCCACTTATCGAGGGCCTTCGTTCATACAAATATCAAGATCCCTGTAACT GTGGTAATGAGTTCTTCTGTGTTATAAGGGCTCTTCGAACTCACATTGATTTTGCACTGAGGCCTGAAAGAATTCCAATGGCTCCGGATTATTTTCTTCACCATCTTAATT ATTTTTCGCCTGACTTCCAGCGTTATCAGCAAGAAGACGCTCATGAGTTTCTGCAAGCATTTTTGGATAAGTTGGAGAGATGTTGTTTGGATCGAACAAGTTACCGCAGCTATGTCTCTTCTCAAGATGCCAACTTTGTTGACCAGGTCTTTGGAGGTCGTCTCATCAGTGGG CTCCGTTGCTGCAACTGCAACTCCATCTCTGATACATTTGAAAAGTCTGTTGGGTTGAGTTTGGAAATTGAAGATATGGATACCCTGGAGAGTGCACTAGAATCCTTTACCCGTGTGGAAAAACTTGACGAGCAATTGACATGTGATAACTGTAATGAAAAAGTCTCAAAGGAGAAGCAACTCTTGCTTGATAAGCTTCCTCTAGTTGTCACATTTCATCTGAAGAGATTCAAGAACAATGGATTTTATATGGAGAAGATCTTCAAGCATGTCAAGATCCCATTGGAGTTAGACTTACAGCCATATATGAGGGATAAAGAGGAAAACGAT gttcctACAAAATACCATCTTTATGCTCTTGTGGAGCATCTCGGGTATTCAGTAACCTATGGACATTACTTGTCCTATGTGAGGTCTGCTCCCAAGATATGGCATCAATTTGATGACGTGAAG GTTACCAGAATCGATGAAGATAGTGTACTGTCACAGGATTCATACATTCTTTTTTATGCACGGGAAGGAACTCCATGGTTTTCTAGCATCGCTGAACAGATGCAGCCATTGCTTCCATTGCTTGAAGCGAGTTTAGCGAATTCTTCGCCAAAGTCTGTGCTTGATTCTTCTAACGGGGAGTGTTTATCAGAGATCAGTTATGAGAATGTCGATAAATCCAGCAAACCCTGCGACTCAGCGGGAGTGTCTAACCAACATGGCAAGACAGAAGAAGATTTTGTATCCCTCTCTAACGAGCTAAACGAAGATGTGTTTCTATCTGCTGAGTCTTCTAGTGACGAGGATTCTTCTATGCCAGAGCTTATGGACCCTCTTGATACTGATGATCCTTACGTTCCAGGGAGTGAAAAAGAACCCAATACTTGTTTAGCCATTGAAAGAGCTACCACTGGTGATGATTTTTTCCCTCTGCTGATGGTTGAAGATCAGGACTCATTCCAAAAACACCAAG AAGGAACTTTTCGAATGCAGCTCAAGCAAATGGAAGAAACCGCACAGAACCAAGAAAAGCCTTGGAAGCAGCCGTTATTAATAAGTGACGTTGCAGTTTCCAAGGAAGCAGAATCTGTTAATGGAGACCTCATGAAGAAACCTTCACCTCGTGCTAGAGATTTGTTGGATCAATCGGTTTCTACAACAACTGGTTCTCCacccaaaaaattgaaaacaacatga
- the LOC104718538 gene encoding putative RING-H2 finger protein ATL53 produces MESDPNPNAWTQYINPRDCTQGLCSTFCPQWCSYIKFSPPPISYEQFLNDGVSSNDSNPNLSPLVIAIIGIFVTAFLLATYYTLVSKYCANDTNNEAASETGRSDLILDVNSSENGDQDDPFAHESSNTGLDDAVIKKIGFFKLKKHQNGFKINGTDCSICLGEFNEDESLRLLPKCNHTFHVVCIDRWLKSHSNCPLCRAKIIVPTTQQPDHRVVVMNLDQFTSNEGNVVVVDHREVVSVAISSHHPRRFSAADIVMRISRDGEEDQEGNNDLESGNRVKHVDLKRSFSSGGLVLGTQGRTRSYL; encoded by the coding sequence ATGGAGTCCGATCCAAATCCTAATGCTTGGACTCAGTATATAAATCCAAGAGACTGTACTCAAGGCTTATGTTCCACATTTTGCCCTCAATGGTGTAGTTACATCAAATTCTCTCCACCACCAATATCTTATGAACAATTCCTAAACGACGGCGTTTCATCAAACGATTCAAACCCCAACCTCTCCCCTCTTGTTATTGCCATTATTGGAATATTTGTAACTGCCTTTCTCTTGGCAACTTACTACACTCTTGTCTCAAAGTACTGCGCCAACGACACCAACAATGAAGCTGCCTCGGAAACCGGAAGATCAGATCTCATTCTTGATGTTAACTCGTCGGAAAATGGAGACCAAGACGATCCTTTTGCTCACGAGTCGTCAAACACCGGTTTAGACGATGCTGTCATTAAAAAGATTGGATTCTTCAAGTTAAAGAAGCATCAAAATGGGTTCAAGATCAACGGTACTGATTGTTCAATATGTCTTGGAGAGTTCAACGAAGACGAGAGCTTAAGGTTGTTGCCTAAATGCAACCACACTTTCCACGTCGTTTGTATCGACCGGTGGCTCAAGTCTCACTCAAACTGTCCACTTTGTCGGGCTAAGATCATCGTCCCTACCACTCAACAACCCGATCATCGTGTTGTGGTGATGAATCTTGATCAGTTTACAAGCAATGAAGGAAATGTAGTCGTTGTTGATCATCGGGAAGTGGTTAGTGTTGCGATTAGTTCTCATCATCCACGTCGGTTCTCGGCCGCGGATATTGTTATGCGGATAAGCAGAGACGGAGAAGAGGATCAAGAGGGAAATAATGATCTTGAAAGTGGAAACAGAGTGAAGCATGTAGACTTGAAAAGATCATTCTCAAGTGGTGGATTGGTTCTTGGGACACAAGGAAGGACTAGATCATATCTCTAA
- the LOC104718541 gene encoding probable ADP-ribosylation factor GTPase-activating protein AGD8 isoform X3, whose product MASSADNLTDKNIVFRKLKSKSENKVCFDCSAKNPTWASVTYGIFLCIDCSATHRNLGVHISFVRSTNLDSWSPEQLRTMMFGGNNRAQVFFKQHGWTDGGKIEAKYTSRAAVLYRQILAKEVAKAMSEETSSGLPSSPVAATSQLPGASNGVSSFSVKEELPPPKHEAVSATSSPKASNTVVPSTFKKPIGAKRTGXHILESHKTMLSWPKDNLYEQKPEEVAPVISAVSITNNGESKSSAGSSFASRFEYNDDFQSGGKSGGVGTQVLNHVAPPKSSGFFSDFGMDSSFPKKSSSNSSKSQVEESDEARKKFTNAKSISSAQYFGDQNKNADMESKATLQKFAGSASISSADFYGHDQDDSNIDITASDLINRLSFQAQQDISSLVNIAGETKKKLGTLASGIFSDIQDRML is encoded by the exons ATGGCTTCCTCTGCTGACAATCTTACCgacaaaaacattgttttcagaaaactcaaatcaaaatctGAGAACAAG GTATGTTTCGATTGTAGTGCGAAGAATCCAACTTGGGCATCCGTTACATATGGGATTTTTCTCTGTATCGATTGTTCAGCTACTCATCGTAATCTCGGTGTTCATATCAGTTTCGTCAG ATCAACGAATTTAGATTCATGGAGCCCTGAGCAGCTCAGGACGATGATGTTTGGTGGGAACAACCGTGCTCAGGTGTTCTTTAAGCAACATGGATGGACTGATGGTGGTAAAATTGAGGCTAAGTACACTTCAAGAGCTGCTGTTTTGTATAGGCAGATTCTTGCTAAAGAAGTTGCTAAAGCCATGTCTGAAGAAACTAGTTCTGGCTTACCTTCGTCTCCTGTTGCTGCTACTTCTCAGCTACCGGGAGCATCTAATggggtttcttctttttctgtcaaGGAAGAGTTGCCTCCTCCTAAACATGAAGCTGTCAGTGCCACTTCTTCTCCTAAAGCTTCTAATACAGTTGTGCCTAGTACGTTTAAGAAACCTATTGGTGCTAAAAGGACAGGAANACACATTTTGGAATCGCATAAAACAATGTTAAGCTGG CCAAAGGACAATCTTTATGAGCAGAAACCAGAAGAAGTTGCACCGGTTATTTCTGCTGTGTCTATAACTAACAACGGGGAAAGCAAATCATCAGCTGGTTCATCGTTTGCATCTCGGTTTGAGTACAATGACGACTTCCAATCTGGAGGAAAAAGTGGTGGTGTTGGTACTCAAGTGCTTAACCATGTTGCTCCACCAAAGTCGTCAGGTTTCTTTTCAGATTTTGGAATGGACAGTTCTTTCCCCAAGAAATCAAGCTCCAACTCGTCAAAATCTCAA gTTGAAGAATCGGATGAAGCAAGAAAGAAGTTCACAAACGCAAAGTCCATTTCTTCAGCACAGTACTTTGGGGATCAGAACAAAAATGCTGATATGGAATCAAAAGCTACTCTTCAGAAGTTTGCA GGTTCAGCATCTATCTCAAGCGCTGATTTTTACGGTCACGACCAAGATGATTCCAATATTGATATAACTGCTAGCGATCTCATTAACCGGCTTTCTTTCCAG GCGCAACAAGACATATCGTCGCTGGTGAACATAGCAGgtgaaacaaagaagaagcttgGAACTTTAGCTTCCGGTATCTTCAGTGATATTCAAGACAGAATGCTGTga